One Bosea sp. 124 genomic window, GGAATCGCCCTTGCCGGTGACGGTCGTGTAGGATTTTCCGCCAAGCCAGCGCTGCTGCACCCAGAAGGCGCCGAGCGTGAAGGCGAGCAGGATGATGGCGAGCACCGCCGCCTGGCCCTGATTGTAGGCGGCGCCGACCACCGCGAAGAAGATCTTGGTCGAGAGCACCTCGAAATTGCCACCGAGCACCAGCGGATTGCCGAAATCGGCCATGCTCTCGACAAAGCCGAGCAGGAAGGCATTGGCGATGCCGGGCTTGAGCAGCGGCCAGGTCACGGTGCGGAAGGTCTGCCAGCGCTTAGCGCCGAGCGTCTGCGAGGCCTCCTCGAGGCTCGGGCTGATGCCCTGTACGACGCCGATCAGCACGAGGAAGGCGATCGGCGCGAAGGCCAGCACCTGCGCCAGCAGCACGCCGGGCAGGCCATAGAGCCAGCGCGAACGCGGCACGTCGAACCATTCGTAGAGGAAGGTCGAGATCACGCCGGCGCGGCCGAAAAGCAGGATCAGCGCCAGGCCGATGACGAAGGGCGGGGTGATGATCGGCAGCACCGTCAGCGCCCGCATGACGCGCTTGCCAGGCATGCCAGTGCGCAGGATCAGCAAGGCGCAGGCGAGGCCGAGCAGCGTCGTGATGACGCCGCAGAGCACGGCGAGGACCAGCGTGTTCCAGGCCACGCCGCAATTGACGTTGGCGCTGAGGCAGCCCAGCCCCCAGATCGAGGAATCGAAGAAGCGGGCGACGAAGGCGGACGGTGCGAAGGCGCCGCTCTGGTCGACCAATGCGCTCTTCAGGATCGTCGAGACGGGATAGAAGATGAACAGCCCGATCAGCAGGATGACGATGCCGATCGAGGAGGTGGTGAACACATCGCCCCGGCAGATTCCGCGATAGGCGAGGCCGTGGCAGAGCAGGAGCAGCAGCGAAACCACGACGAGAAAGGCACCGCCGCCCATGCCGCGCTGGACCGCGCCGCCGCCGCCGAGCAACGCTGCGAGCCAGGGGATGCCTTGGCCCTCGAGCGCGATGGCGAAGCCCTGGGCGAAAAGCAGCGCGAGGCCGGCCGCCCCCGCCCAGATCAGCACCCGCGCCGTCTTCGCCGCATCGCGGCTGGCGACAAACGCCGTCGCCGCCAGCAATGCCGCGCCGATGGACAAAAGCCAGGGCGCCTGCCCGGACAGGCCCAGCGCCAGCGCGCTGCCGGCCTTGCCGAAGGGATAGCCGACGGCCCAGTCCAGGCGCGTCAGGCTCATGCCCTCGACGAAGTACCAGGGCAGCACGGCATAGCCGAGCCAGCCAAGCAGCAGCACGAGCTTCGTGGCGGCGCGCATCGTTGCGTTTCCCTGGCCTGAGCTGCGGCTTACTTCGGCAGCGCCTTCACTTCCTTGTCCCATTTGGCGAGCAGGCGGGTGCGCTCGGCCGAGGAGCCGTATTTCACGAAGTCGTAGTTGATGAGCTTCATCTCGCTCATCTTGGGCGACTGCGGCGGCACGGAGGAGCTCTTGTTCGACGGCACCTGATAGGACTTGGCCGGGGCGGCGAGCGCCTGGGCGGCCGGGGTCAGGGCCCAATCGTAGAACTTCTTGGCGTTGTCGAGATTGCGCGCGCCCTTGACGATCGACATCGAGCCGATCTCGTAGCCCGTGCCCTCGCAGGGCGCGACCGGCTTGATCGGGTCGCCCTGCACGGCGAAGACGACCGCGTCATGGATGAAGACGATGCCGACCGCGGTTTCACCGAGGCTTGCGGCCTTGGCGGGCGCGGCGCCCGACTTGGTGTACTGGCTGACGTTCTTGTGCAGAGCCTTGAGATATTCGAAGCCCTTGTCCTCACCCATCAGCTGGATGACGGTGGCGAGCAGGTTGTAGGACGTGCCGGAAGAATTCGGGTCGGCGACCTGAACGTCGTCCTTGAGCTTGGCGTTGAGCAGGTCGGCCCAGCATTTCGGCTCGGGGATACCCTTCGACTTGATCTGCTCGGTATTGAAGCCGAAGCCGAGCGCGCCGGCATAGATGCCGATCGAGCGCTGCTTGGCGGCGTTCCACTGGTTCAGCGCCCAGTCATGCAGGTCCTTGTTGACGGGCGAGGTGTACTCTTGGGTGAGCCCCTCCTCTGCCGCCTGGAGATGCGGATCGCCGGTGCCACCCCACCAGATGTCGCCGCGCGGGTTGGAGGACTCGGCCTTGAGCTGGGCATAGATTTCGCCAGCGGATTTCCGCGTCATCGCGACCTTGATGCCGGTCTCCTTCTCGAAGGCCCCGGACATCGCCCGGCACCACTCCTCCTGGACGCCGCAATACATCACCAGCGAACCCTGGGCGCTGGCGGGGGCCGTGGAGAAGGCGGTGGCGGCGGCAGCCGCTACGGCGAAGAGGCTCGCCTTGAGCCTGGAACTGGTGTGCATCGTAACCTCCCTGATGAGAACGTTCGTTCTTCTGTGATTGCTATGAAACTGAGACGACTTTCGCCGAAAGATCAACGCATATCGCGCTGGCTAACGATGCCGGTGATCGTCGCGAGATCCTTCGCCAGCCCCGGCGTGCAGCACAGCACGGGATTGCCTTTCGCAATGCCTTCGCCGGCAAAGAAATCATTGACCGCCGCACCCGCTTCCCGGGCGATGACGAGGCCCGCCGCAACGTCCCAGGCGTTGATATGGAGCTCGGCATAGGCTTCGCTGCGGCCGATGGCGACGTGGCAGATGCCGAGCGCCCCGGAGCCCGAGCGCTTCATCGAGGCGCCGGCGGTGTAGCCGCGCTCGATCACCGCGAGATAATTGGCCGCCGGGACCCGGGTCGACCAGCCCAGCTCGACATAGGCACGGGTGATGTCGGTCGCGCCCGAGACCTTGATCGGCCGGCCGTTCATGGTCGCGCCCTGCCCGCGCCGCGCGCAGTAGACTTCTTCCATAGCCGGCGCGGCGATGATGCCGATCTCGGGCACTCGGTTCACGAGGAAGCCGATCGAGATGCACCAGTTGCGGTCACCGCGCGCGAAATTCGAGGTGCCGTCGATAGGGTCGATGATCCACACCGCGTCCGAGGCCTCTCCCCCGCCCTCCTCGCCGATGATCGCGTCGGAGGGAAACAGCACGGCGAGGCGCTGGCGCAGGAAATCCTCGACCGCGCCGTCGGCAACGGTCAGCCAGTCCTGCGCACCCTTCATGGTGATGCCGAGGCTGTCGCTCCGGTTGAAATAGTCGAGCGCCATGCGGCTGGCCTCGCTGACCAGGCCGAGCACCGCGTAATGGCGCAGTTCGAGTTCCGCGGATGTCATCGCTGCCTGCGTCATGCTCAAGCCTCCGTCAGCGAAACGGCGACCGGCTTGCCGGTCCTGGCCGATTCCGTCGCGGCGTCCGCGAGGATTTGCGCCCTGAGCCCGTCAAGGCCCGACGGTGCCGGCGCCTTGCCGCCCTTGCAGGCGGTGAAGAAGGCGTCGAGTTCGGCACGATAGGCAGCGGCGTAGCGTTCGAGGAAGAAGTTCTGCACGGGATCGGCCCGGAAGCCCTGCCCTGTCGCACTCTCGACCGTGGTCTCGTGGATATTGCCGGCGCGCAGCATGCCCCTGGAGCCGTGAACCTCGATGCGCTGGTCGTAGCCATAGGTGGCGCGGCGGGAATTGGAGATCTGCGCGATCTTGCCCGAGGCCGTCTTCATCAACACGGCGGCGGTGTCGACGTCGCCGGCCTGCCCGATCGCGGGATCGACCAGGGCCGAGCCGAGCGCGAAGACCTCGACCGGCTCCTCGGCGAGGAGGAAGCGGGCCATGTCGAAGTCGTGGATCATCATGTCGCGGAAGAGCCCGCCGGAGCGTTTCACATAGTCGACCGGCGGCGGCGACGGATCGCGCGAGATCACGCTGACGATCTCGATGGCCCCGGCCTCACCGGCGCGCAGCCGGCTTTCGAGCGCCGCGAAATTCGGATCGAAGCGGCGATTGAAGCCGATCATCAGCGGCTTACCGGACTTTTCCACCGTCTCAAGGCAGCGGCGAATGCGGGCCGCGTCGAGATCGACCGGCTTTTCGCAGAAGACGGCCTTGCCGGCCGAAACCGCGGCCTCGATCAGATCGGCATGGGTGTCTGTCGGCGTGCAGATCAGCACGGCATCGATGCTGGTATCCGACAGGATGGCCTCGGGGCTCGTCGCCTTCGCGCCGCTGGCCGCAGCGAGCGAGGCGGCGGCGTCCTGCATCGCATCGGCGACCGCGACGAGTTGCGCATCGGCGCGCGCCACGACGTTCAGCCCATGAATGCGGCCGATCCGCCCCGCCCCCAGCAATCCCACCCGCATTCTCGTCTGTCCCGTCGTCATCTCGTGGATCGTCCTCTGGGCCGCAGTCTCGCAGGCCGTCGTGTCAGTCGTGCGCGCCCAGAATCGTCTGGTCGAAATCGATGTTGGAGCCGGTCATAAGCCCGGATTCGGCCGACGCCAGATAGGCGACGGCGCGCGCGACCTCGCGCGGATCGAGCAGGCGCCCGAAGGGCTGCGAGGCGGCAGCCGCGTCGAGCCAGCCATCCTGGGCGCCATGGCGCTTGCGCATGATCGCATCCTCGCCCGGCGTCGACATCCAGCCGATGTTGAGGCCGTTGACGCGAATCCTGTGCGCCAGCAGGCCATAGGCGGCATTGCGGGTCAGCGTCGCCAGCGCTCCCTTGGAGACACTGTAGGCCGAAAGGAAGGGCTGCCCGCCATGGGCCGACATCGACTGGATATTGACGATGGCGCCGGCTATCCCCTTGCGGCGCATCAGCTCGGCCGCATCCTGGATGAGGAAGAAGGGCGCGCGCAGATTGACCGCCATGATGCGCTCGTAGAGCTCCGGCGTGGTGTCGAAGACGGTGCCACGATCGGTGTCGCCAGCCGCATTGACGAGGATATCAAGGCGGCCGAAGGCGCGCTCGGCCGCAGGCACCACCGTCCTGACGGCGGTAAGATCGGACAGATCGACGGCGTGGAAGCGGGCATCGCAGCCCTCGCCCTTCAGACTCGCGGCAACTGCCTCGCCGCGCTCGCGGCTGCGCCCGGTCAGCAGCAAGCCGGCGACGCCGCGCGCCGCAAGCTCGCGCGCCACGGCCTCTCCGAGCCCCTGGCCCGCGCCGGTGACGATGGCGATCTGGCCGGCAAGAGCCCGGCTGGCGGATGTAGGTTCAGACACCTGACGCGCTTCTCCCAGAGCGTAAACGGCATGTTTCTTTGATTTTTATTCTTTATGGAACAACCATTCCATTTTTCGAGTCAGCAAGTCAAGGCGGACCACGGCCTTCGACGGGGAATGCCCACCGGCCCGGCGGCGGCTCCAAGCTGCTTCAGCGCACGGGTTTCTCGCGTTCGGCGCGGGGAGGATGCCCGAAGCGGCGGCGATAGCCGCGCGAGAAATGGCTGGCGCTGGCAAAGCCGCAGGCAAGCGCGGTCTCCAGCACCGAAAGCGAGGTCTGGCGCAGCAGGTCGCGGGCCCTGTCGAGCCGCAAGCCGAGATAGTGTTCGCCGAGCGAGCGGCCGAGATGGTGACGGAACAGGCGCTCCAGCTGGCGCAGCGAGACATTGGCCGTGCGCGCCAGCTCCTCGCGCGAGATCGGGTTCTCCAGGCTCTGCTCCATGCGGCCGACGACGCGCAGCAGGGGCGCATGGCTGATGCCCAGCCGTTCGCGCAGCGGCATGCGCTGCGGCCCCGCCCCCTCGCGGACGTGGGTCTGCAGGAACCATTCGCTGACCGCGAGGGCGAGTTCGCTGCCGTGCTCGCGGGCGATGACCGCATGCATCATGTCGAGCGGCGCCGTGCCGCCGCTCGAGGTCAGGCGGTCCCGGTCGATCTCGTAGAGCGAGCGCCGCAGGTCGAGATCCGGATAATCCTCCAGGAAAGCCGGCGCATGCTCCCAGTGGATCGTGAAGCGGTAACCGTCGAGCACATTGGCCCGCGCGAGGATATAGGGCCCGCCGGAGACGCCGCCGAGCCTGACCCGGTGCCGCGCCAGATGCCTGAGCCAGGCGAAGGTCTGGGGATGCTGGAAGATCGCCGGATTGCCGCCCGCGCAGACGATGACGTAGTCGAGGCGGGTCTCGGTCCCGACCGCGTGATCGGCGCGGATGCTGACCCCGTTCGAGGCGGTCGCCGGCCCACCGTCGATCGAGACATGGCTCCAGTGATAGAGATCGCGGCCGGAGAGCCGGTTGGCGGCGCGCAGCGGCTCGACCGCGGAGGCATAGGCCAGGAGCGCGAAGTCAGGAATCAGCAGGAAGCCGACATGGGCCGGCCTTCCTTCGCCATCCTTGTCGCCAGCAGGCAAGCTCTTGTCGCGCAAGGTCATGTCCGGCAGCCTATGTCGGCCAATCTGCCGGTGACAAGGCCGTTGACGCTTTCCCGATCCGGAACCGGACCCCCGATGCGCTACTCCGTCTTCTCGCTGCTCGCCCAGACGCTCAAGGGCCACAAGGGCTGGCAGCCGACCTGGCGCGACGCCGCGCCGAAACCCGAATACGACGTGCTGGTGATCGGCGGCGGCGGGCACGGGCTGGCGACCGCCTATTACCTCGCGAGCCGGCACGGCATCCGCAACATCGCGGTGA contains:
- a CDS encoding iron ABC transporter permease; translated protein: MRAATKLVLLLGWLGYAVLPWYFVEGMSLTRLDWAVGYPFGKAGSALALGLSGQAPWLLSIGAALLAATAFVASRDAAKTARVLIWAGAAGLALLFAQGFAIALEGQGIPWLAALLGGGGAVQRGMGGGAFLVVVSLLLLLCHGLAYRGICRGDVFTTSSIGIVILLIGLFIFYPVSTILKSALVDQSGAFAPSAFVARFFDSSIWGLGCLSANVNCGVAWNTLVLAVLCGVITTLLGLACALLILRTGMPGKRVMRALTVLPIITPPFVIGLALILLFGRAGVISTFLYEWFDVPRSRWLYGLPGVLLAQVLAFAPIAFLVLIGVVQGISPSLEEASQTLGAKRWQTFRTVTWPLLKPGIANAFLLGFVESMADFGNPLVLGGNFEVLSTKIFFAVVGAAYNQGQAAVLAIILLAFTLGAFWVQQRWLGGKSYTTVTGKGDSGLPTPLPRRITWLAAAAIVPWVALTFVIYLVILVGGFVKSMGRNHTPTLEHYATGFAIDFSNGIYFQGSAWNSFFTTIKVAAISAPLTAVIGLLTAYLLTRQKFAGRGMLEFATMLSFAIPGTVLGVAYILAFNVPPIEITGTGLILIIAFVFRNMPVGVRSGIAGLSQIDKSLDEASTTLRARSFTTLWRVVLPLLRPALVSALVYSFVRSMTAVSAVIFLVSAEYNLATAYIVGRVEAGEFGLAIAYSSVLIVFMAFGIGLIQLGVGERKLGRRQAGRGKAVALSSSVSDPISQGAAS
- a CDS encoding inositol monophosphatase family protein, whose product is MTQAAMTSAELELRHYAVLGLVSEASRMALDYFNRSDSLGITMKGAQDWLTVADGAVEDFLRQRLAVLFPSDAIIGEEGGGEASDAVWIIDPIDGTSNFARGDRNWCISIGFLVNRVPEIGIIAAPAMEEVYCARRGQGATMNGRPIKVSGATDITRAYVELGWSTRVPAANYLAVIERGYTAGASMKRSGSGALGICHVAIGRSEAYAELHINAWDVAAGLVIAREAGAAVNDFFAGEGIAKGNPVLCCTPGLAKDLATITGIVSQRDMR
- the iolG gene encoding inositol 2-dehydrogenase; protein product: MTTGQTRMRVGLLGAGRIGRIHGLNVVARADAQLVAVADAMQDAAASLAAASGAKATSPEAILSDTSIDAVLICTPTDTHADLIEAAVSAGKAVFCEKPVDLDAARIRRCLETVEKSGKPLMIGFNRRFDPNFAALESRLRAGEAGAIEIVSVISRDPSPPPVDYVKRSGGLFRDMMIHDFDMARFLLAEEPVEVFALGSALVDPAIGQAGDVDTAAVLMKTASGKIAQISNSRRATYGYDQRIEVHGSRGMLRAGNIHETTVESATGQGFRADPVQNFFLERYAAAYRAELDAFFTACKGGKAPAPSGLDGLRAQILADAATESARTGKPVAVSLTEA
- a CDS encoding SDR family oxidoreductase, with protein sequence MSEPTSASRALAGQIAIVTGAGQGLGEAVARELAARGVAGLLLTGRSRERGEAVAASLKGEGCDARFHAVDLSDLTAVRTVVPAAERAFGRLDILVNAAGDTDRGTVFDTTPELYERIMAVNLRAPFFLIQDAAELMRRKGIAGAIVNIQSMSAHGGQPFLSAYSVSKGALATLTRNAAYGLLAHRIRVNGLNIGWMSTPGEDAIMRKRHGAQDGWLDAAAASQPFGRLLDPREVARAVAYLASAESGLMTGSNIDFDQTILGAHD
- a CDS encoding GlxA family transcriptional regulator, with translation MTLRDKSLPAGDKDGEGRPAHVGFLLIPDFALLAYASAVEPLRAANRLSGRDLYHWSHVSIDGGPATASNGVSIRADHAVGTETRLDYVIVCAGGNPAIFQHPQTFAWLRHLARHRVRLGGVSGGPYILARANVLDGYRFTIHWEHAPAFLEDYPDLDLRRSLYEIDRDRLTSSGGTAPLDMMHAVIAREHGSELALAVSEWFLQTHVREGAGPQRMPLRERLGISHAPLLRVVGRMEQSLENPISREELARTANVSLRQLERLFRHHLGRSLGEHYLGLRLDRARDLLRQTSLSVLETALACGFASASHFSRGYRRRFGHPPRAEREKPVR